A genomic region of Vibrio ziniensis contains the following coding sequences:
- a CDS encoding PepSY-associated TM helix domain-containing protein gives MLRHSTPPQPKATSRAKSLYFMTWRWHFYAGLFVIPFILILSLTGLVMLFDDEIEQARYQELLMVTPQHHELAVSAQVAAVQQRFPDYAITQFIHAQADNVANKVSIRSPEGVNLFATVDPYTGQVLGTIDRSESWYSLANGIHATLLIGDLGDYLIEIAASLGVLLLVTGLYLWWPRDNASKAGFLKLRASQGVRIFMRDLHANLGGVLSIVLLFFLISGLSWTGIWGKTLVQAWNTFPTYYTWGEQPESALTHASLNHGNEEEMPWNLELAPMPESNAAHDHSAMDMAMPEMSHGSISVDKIVAKAEELGFTQYRIYFPNGDKGVYTVAANTMAGDITDPRNDRTSHFDQYSGKLLVDVTWADYNLYAKAMAAGVSLHQGDLSSLNKGLNVFFCIAFIAISITGVVMWWIRRPSGKAALGVPPRFATNGIWKAGLVTLIALAILFPLGGVTIIATLILDWLLFSRVEKLRLALR, from the coding sequence ATGTTGAGACACTCAACACCTCCTCAGCCCAAAGCGACTTCACGGGCGAAATCACTCTATTTTATGACTTGGCGCTGGCATTTTTACGCTGGTCTGTTTGTTATCCCATTTATTCTAATTTTGTCGCTGACAGGATTGGTGATGTTGTTTGATGACGAGATTGAACAAGCTCGCTATCAAGAGCTACTGATGGTGACGCCACAACATCATGAATTAGCTGTCTCCGCTCAAGTTGCAGCTGTTCAGCAGCGATTTCCAGATTATGCCATTACTCAGTTTATCCATGCGCAGGCTGATAACGTTGCCAATAAGGTATCCATTCGTTCTCCAGAGGGCGTCAATCTTTTCGCAACGGTAGATCCCTACACCGGACAAGTACTTGGCACCATCGATAGAAGCGAAAGCTGGTACTCATTGGCTAACGGCATTCACGCCACACTGTTGATTGGCGATTTGGGGGATTACTTAATCGAAATTGCAGCAAGTTTGGGCGTGCTGTTACTGGTGACGGGCTTGTACTTGTGGTGGCCGAGAGATAATGCATCGAAAGCGGGATTCTTGAAGTTAAGGGCGAGCCAAGGTGTGCGGATTTTTATGCGCGATTTACATGCAAACCTTGGCGGTGTGTTATCGATTGTTTTGCTGTTTTTCCTGATCTCAGGTCTCTCGTGGACAGGGATTTGGGGTAAAACATTGGTTCAAGCTTGGAACACATTTCCGACTTACTATACGTGGGGAGAACAGCCCGAATCGGCATTGACACATGCGAGTCTTAACCATGGTAATGAAGAAGAGATGCCGTGGAACTTAGAGCTTGCACCAATGCCAGAGTCCAATGCTGCGCATGATCATTCTGCAATGGATATGGCAATGCCCGAGATGTCCCATGGTTCAATCAGTGTTGACAAGATTGTAGCTAAAGCAGAAGAGCTTGGTTTCACACAATACCGTATCTATTTCCCGAATGGAGATAAGGGCGTTTACACGGTGGCTGCTAACACCATGGCTGGTGATATTACTGACCCGAGAAATGATCGTACTTCCCATTTCGACCAGTACTCCGGTAAGTTACTTGTGGACGTCACTTGGGCGGATTACAACTTGTATGCTAAAGCAATGGCAGCGGGCGTTTCTTTGCATCAAGGCGATCTCAGTTCTCTCAATAAAGGGTTAAACGTGTTCTTTTGTATCGCTTTTATCGCGATATCTATTACCGGTGTTGTGATGTGGTGGATTCGTCGACCTTCAGGAAAAGCAGCGTTAGGTGTGCCACCTCGTTTCGCAACCAATGGCATTTGGAAAGCAGGTTTAGTAACTCTGATTGCTTTAGCGATTCTCTTCCCACTAGGAGGCGTTACCATCATTGCAACCTTGATTCTTGATTGGTTGCTGTTTAGTCGAGTTGAGAAGTTACGTTTAGCACTGCGTTAA
- a CDS encoding magnesium transporter: MSEYQDLAQHIEMLAKADDDQQQISLLSELVENVLDSGSVALILEAFPVEQRVRMWRSLPLEMHIDVLTEMRADVRISVIKSLSEIELKLTLAKLDNLSLIEWEDSLPDEIVTEALRLISRDELELYDQANEFADDEIGHWADRKVYTLPFSITVARAKMLLEKYHYESPQYIYLINKKKKLIGVVAYSDILLAETTERVKTLVLEDITLINAHLTLSEGVEMLEHATLPMVPVVNNDGTLVGIINWQFALGTQREIYEARLMAGTGMDEGDDLFAPIVRSSKRRGVWLGINLVTAILASITIGMFENVISEVVALAVLMPIVASMGGIAGSQTLTLMVRAMALNQITVGNRLALLKNEIGIGSINGLLWALIIGAIAALWFQSPLIGGTIALAIVVNIVTAAFFGVLIPIILDKFELDPALAGSVILTTVTDVVGFFAFLGTASLVML, from the coding sequence TTGAGCGAATATCAAGACTTAGCACAACACATTGAAATGCTGGCAAAAGCAGATGATGACCAGCAGCAAATTAGCCTTTTAAGTGAATTGGTTGAAAACGTTTTAGATTCAGGCTCTGTTGCTCTTATTCTCGAAGCCTTCCCTGTCGAGCAACGTGTCAGAATGTGGCGAAGCTTGCCACTGGAAATGCATATTGACGTGTTAACTGAGATGCGTGCGGACGTACGTATTTCGGTTATTAAAAGTCTTTCAGAAATAGAGTTAAAACTAACACTTGCGAAGCTGGACAACTTATCTCTTATCGAATGGGAAGACTCTCTTCCCGATGAGATTGTCACGGAAGCACTGCGTTTAATCAGTCGCGACGAACTGGAACTCTATGACCAAGCAAACGAGTTTGCTGATGACGAAATCGGTCACTGGGCTGATCGTAAAGTGTATACCCTACCTTTTAGCATCACCGTTGCTCGTGCAAAGATGTTACTGGAGAAATATCACTACGAGTCGCCTCAATACATTTATCTGATCAACAAAAAGAAAAAGCTCATCGGTGTAGTTGCTTACAGTGACATTTTGTTGGCTGAAACAACGGAACGCGTTAAGACATTAGTATTGGAAGACATTACGCTTATTAACGCTCATTTGACGTTATCTGAAGGTGTTGAAATGCTAGAACATGCAACGCTTCCTATGGTACCGGTCGTCAATAATGATGGTACCTTAGTTGGGATTATCAACTGGCAGTTTGCACTGGGCACGCAACGGGAAATTTACGAAGCTCGCTTGATGGCGGGTACCGGTATGGACGAAGGCGATGACCTTTTCGCTCCTATAGTGCGAAGTTCTAAGCGTCGTGGGGTTTGGTTAGGCATAAACTTAGTCACCGCGATATTAGCTTCAATCACTATCGGTATGTTTGAAAATGTTATCTCCGAAGTGGTGGCGTTAGCGGTATTGATGCCTATCGTTGCTTCGATGGGTGGTATTGCGGGCAGTCAAACACTGACATTGATGGTTCGAGCAATGGCGCTCAATCAGATCACTGTCGGTAACCGTCTCGCATTACTGAAAAATGAAATAGGAATCGGCTCTATTAACGGATTGCTATGGGCGTTGATCATCGGCGCCATCGCGGCGTTATGGTTCCAGTCACCGCTTATTGGTGGAACCATCGCATTGGCGATTGTGGTAAACATCGTCACTGCGGCGTTTTTCGGCGTGCTGATTCCGATTATTCTCGACAAATTTGAATTAGACCCTGCGCTAGCGGGTTCGGTAATTTTGACCACGGTTACTGATGTGGTTGGATTCTTTGCATTCTTAGGTACAGCCAGCCTTGTCATGCTGTAA
- a CDS encoding MarR family winged helix-turn-helix transcriptional regulator, producing MNTHDEVLVSIRQIVRAIDLHSKQLNKNFGLTSPQLLLMRTIQASPKFTLSQLSHISNMSQATATSILDRLEKRGFIQRERDTKDKRKVHAVITQQGERILQQAPQLLQDDFIEQFQALDQWEQTQILSSLQRVSRMMNSAEIPPEDLLIALGSENIHFT from the coding sequence TTGAATACCCACGATGAAGTCTTAGTCAGCATCCGACAAATCGTTCGTGCTATAGACTTACACTCCAAGCAGTTGAACAAGAACTTCGGTTTAACCAGTCCGCAGCTGTTATTGATGAGAACCATTCAGGCTTCTCCCAAATTTACGCTGAGCCAACTTTCCCATATCAGCAATATGAGTCAGGCGACGGCCACCAGCATTCTTGATCGGCTAGAGAAACGAGGATTCATCCAAAGAGAGCGAGATACGAAAGACAAGAGGAAAGTTCACGCGGTCATCACCCAACAAGGTGAGCGTATTTTGCAACAAGCTCCACAGTTGCTACAAGATGATTTCATTGAACAATTTCAAGCGTTAGATCAGTGGGAACAAACGCAAATTCTTTCTTCGCTGCAACGCGTTTCCCGCATGATGAATTCTGCTGAAATACCGCCAGAAGACTTACTGATCGCGTTAGGCTCGGAAAACATTCATTTCACTTAA
- the proX gene encoding glycine betaine/L-proline ABC transporter substrate-binding protein ProX: protein MKLTWKTLLSSSIAMSSIVGASAYAASLPGEGISVQPVQSTVAEETFQTLIVNKAMEALGYDVKPSKEVDYNVGYTSIAEGDATYLAVNWQPLHDDKFEASGGYDKFYRKGNYISGAAQGYLIDKKTAEQYNITNIEQLKDPKIAKLFDANDDGKADLTGCNPGWGCEGVIEHQMDAFGLRDTITHNQGNYAAIIADTISRYKKGESILYYTWTPYWVSGVLVPGKDVVWLEVPFSSLPGERLNVDTALPNGKNYGFEMNSMKIVANKKFAEANPAAAKLFEIMKLNINDVSAENMMMSQGHNSAKDIEAHANGWIKANQKLFDSWIETAKKAAM, encoded by the coding sequence ATGAAATTGACATGGAAGACTTTATTATCCAGCAGCATAGCTATGAGCTCTATAGTGGGCGCATCCGCATATGCCGCATCTTTGCCAGGTGAAGGCATTTCAGTCCAACCAGTACAATCAACAGTCGCGGAAGAAACATTCCAAACGTTAATCGTTAACAAAGCAATGGAAGCGTTGGGTTACGACGTCAAGCCATCCAAAGAAGTGGACTACAACGTCGGCTACACTTCAATTGCTGAAGGTGATGCCACCTATTTAGCGGTTAACTGGCAACCCTTACATGATGATAAATTCGAAGCCTCTGGCGGGTACGATAAGTTCTACCGTAAAGGCAACTATATCTCGGGTGCTGCTCAAGGTTATCTGATCGATAAAAAGACCGCAGAGCAATATAACATTACCAATATCGAGCAACTCAAGGACCCTAAAATTGCCAAGCTATTTGATGCCAATGACGATGGCAAAGCTGATTTAACCGGCTGTAATCCCGGTTGGGGCTGTGAAGGCGTTATTGAACACCAGATGGATGCGTTTGGTTTGCGTGACACAATTACTCATAACCAAGGTAACTATGCGGCAATTATTGCTGACACTATCTCCCGCTACAAAAAAGGAGAGTCCATTTTGTATTACACATGGACACCATACTGGGTAAGTGGTGTCTTGGTACCTGGCAAAGATGTTGTTTGGCTTGAAGTTCCATTCTCTTCACTACCGGGTGAACGCTTGAATGTAGATACGGCTTTACCAAACGGTAAAAACTATGGCTTTGAAATGAATTCAATGAAAATTGTGGCGAACAAAAAGTTTGCTGAAGCAAACCCTGCTGCTGCGAAATTGTTTGAAATCATGAAGCTCAACATCAATGATGTCAGCGCCGAAAACATGATGATGAGTCAAGGTCACAATTCAGCAAAAGACATTGAAGCCCATGCCAATGGTTGGATTAAGGCTAATCAGAAGTTGTTTGATTCATGGATAGAAACCGCTAAAAAAGCGGCGATGTAA
- the proW gene encoding glycine betaine/L-proline ABC transporter permease ProW codes for MATENVSSAPQSADPWSSAAQTANDAANSDPWSTASNATSSTSEWLNTAQVQPESFDWLHPFKDAVIPFDHWVETALNWLVTHGRPIFQAIRVPIDFILSSFEGALVSTPAPFMLLILFLLAWQFAGPRLGISSLLSLLAIGFIGAWDEAMVTLALVLTSVFFCLLIGLPLGIWLARSNTAAKIIRPMLDAMQTTPAFVYLVPIVMLFGIGNVPGVVVTIIFALPPIVRLTILGIQQVPDELIEAGHAFGASPKQMLYRIQLPLAMPTIMAGINQTLMLSLSMVVIASMIAVGGLGQMVLRGIGRLDMGLAAVGGLGIVILAILLDRITQKIGSESRKSRTHWYQKGPASFVYRIKQKLTHTEGNKKLGEQK; via the coding sequence ATGGCTACAGAAAACGTTTCTAGCGCTCCACAATCTGCAGATCCATGGAGTTCAGCAGCACAAACCGCAAATGATGCTGCAAACAGCGACCCTTGGTCCACTGCGAGCAATGCAACATCTTCAACAAGTGAGTGGTTGAACACCGCCCAAGTACAACCCGAATCATTTGACTGGTTACACCCATTCAAAGACGCCGTTATCCCATTCGATCACTGGGTAGAAACAGCGCTTAACTGGCTTGTGACACATGGTCGCCCCATTTTTCAAGCCATCAGAGTACCGATTGACTTCATTTTGAGTTCATTTGAAGGGGCACTCGTTTCAACACCGGCGCCGTTTATGCTGCTCATACTCTTTTTACTAGCGTGGCAGTTTGCCGGTCCACGTTTAGGTATCAGCTCTTTGTTGTCACTGCTGGCTATCGGCTTTATCGGTGCATGGGACGAAGCGATGGTCACACTTGCGTTGGTATTAACGTCAGTCTTCTTCTGTCTGTTAATCGGTTTGCCATTGGGAATATGGCTGGCACGAAGTAATACTGCCGCAAAAATCATTCGTCCGATGTTGGACGCCATGCAGACAACCCCTGCATTCGTTTATTTAGTACCGATTGTGATGTTGTTTGGCATCGGTAATGTACCGGGTGTTGTCGTGACCATTATTTTCGCCCTGCCGCCGATTGTTCGTTTGACCATACTGGGTATTCAGCAGGTGCCCGATGAACTCATCGAAGCTGGACACGCCTTTGGTGCTAGCCCGAAACAAATGCTGTATCGAATCCAGTTACCGCTTGCTATGCCAACCATAATGGCTGGTATTAACCAAACACTGATGTTGTCGCTGTCGATGGTGGTGATTGCTTCAATGATTGCGGTGGGAGGACTAGGTCAGATGGTACTTCGTGGCATTGGGCGTTTAGATATGGGACTCGCGGCAGTGGGAGGATTGGGCATTGTTATCCTTGCCATCCTTCTTGACCGCATCACACAGAAAATTGGCAGCGAAAGTCGCAAATCACGAACTCACTGGTATCAAAAAGGCCCAGCCTCTTTTGTATATCGCATTAAACAGAAACTGACCCATACCGAAGGAAATAAAAAACTAGGAGAACAGAAATGA
- the proV gene encoding glycine betaine/L-proline ABC transporter ATP-binding protein ProV, with translation MSTMLEVRNLYKVFGDSPDEAFSLIEKGLTKDQIFEQTGLTVGVKDVSLNVNEGEIFVIMGLSGSGKSTLVRLLNRLIEPTKGNVFIKNKDIANISEQELRLVRRQNISMVFQNFALMPHMTVLENTAFGLELAGIDKSIRHESAKNALERVGLDTYCNSYPDELSGGMKQRVGLARALANDPDILLMDEAFSALDPLIRAEMQDELIRLQNDDKRTIVFISHDLDEAMRIGDRIAIMQDGIVVQVGSPDEILHNPANDYVSSFFRGVNVASVFSAKDIARKKPAAVFKKHDNEGPAAALQLLMDNDRDFGIVVDRANKYSGIVSINSLNEAKKEQRSLSSALLADTITIHPDVSVGDLISQVAEVPYAVPVVDDQGQYFGVITKSRLLQTLDRE, from the coding sequence ATGTCTACCATGCTGGAGGTAAGAAACCTCTACAAAGTATTTGGCGACTCACCAGATGAAGCGTTCTCTCTGATAGAAAAAGGGTTAACGAAAGATCAAATTTTTGAACAAACTGGTCTCACTGTTGGCGTCAAAGACGTTTCCCTTAACGTTAACGAAGGTGAAATCTTCGTCATTATGGGCTTGTCCGGCTCTGGAAAATCCACTTTAGTAAGGTTGCTCAACAGATTAATTGAACCAACCAAAGGCAATGTGTTCATCAAAAACAAAGACATTGCAAATATCTCAGAGCAAGAATTGCGATTAGTTCGTCGTCAAAACATCTCGATGGTTTTTCAAAATTTCGCTCTCATGCCGCATATGACAGTGCTAGAAAATACTGCATTCGGGCTTGAATTAGCAGGTATTGACAAATCAATTCGACACGAGAGTGCAAAAAATGCGCTGGAACGTGTTGGATTGGATACTTATTGCAACTCATACCCTGACGAGCTCTCTGGAGGGATGAAGCAACGAGTGGGTCTTGCTCGCGCTCTAGCCAATGACCCAGATATTCTATTGATGGATGAAGCCTTTTCAGCTTTAGACCCATTGATAAGAGCTGAAATGCAAGATGAGCTGATTCGTCTGCAAAACGACGATAAGCGAACCATTGTCTTTATCTCACACGATTTAGATGAAGCCATGCGTATCGGTGATCGTATTGCCATTATGCAAGACGGCATCGTAGTGCAAGTAGGCTCGCCTGATGAAATTCTGCATAACCCAGCAAACGACTATGTCAGTTCCTTCTTTCGAGGTGTCAATGTTGCATCGGTATTTAGCGCTAAAGATATTGCTCGTAAAAAACCAGCTGCTGTTTTCAAGAAGCACGACAACGAAGGTCCTGCTGCTGCTTTGCAACTGCTGATGGACAACGATCGCGACTTCGGCATCGTCGTTGATAGAGCCAATAAATATAGCGGCATTGTTTCAATCAACAGTTTAAATGAAGCAAAAAAAGAACAGCGCTCACTGAGCAGCGCCCTTCTCGCTGACACCATTACGATACATCCCGATGTTTCCGTCGGAGATCTCATCAGCCAAGTGGCTGAAGTGCCGTATGCCGTGCCAGTCGTCGATGATCAAGGACAGTATTTTGGTGTCATTACCAAATCTCGCTTACTTCAAACTTTAGACAGGGAATAA
- the speA gene encoding arginine decarboxylase, with translation MEQSSKLDRVRADYNVHYWSQGFFGIDNHGEVYVSPRKDGQYQTQLSSIVSQLETRGLNLPVLVRFPQILHQRVHNICDAFNQAIEEYDYPNKYLLVYPIKVNQQREVVDEILASQAQLETKQLGLEAGSKPELLAVLAMAQQASSVIVCNGYKDREYMRLALIGEKLGHKVFIVLEKLSELDLVLKEAKSLGVKPRLGIRIRLASQGAGKWQSSGGEKSKFGLAAAQVLSVIERLKAEDQLDALQLVHFHLGSQMANIRDVRNGVNESARFYCELRELGAGIQYFDVGGGLAVDYDGTRSQSSNSMNYGLAEYARNIVSTVSDVCNLYNQPKPTIISESGRSVTAHHAVLITNVIGTEGYSPEAIVEPEADAPTLLQNMWRSWETLNDDTDARALIEIYNDTQSDLNEAHTLFSTGVINLQHRAWVEQLSLRIYHELRMKMSAKNRFHRPILDQLQDRLADKFFVNFSLFQSLPDAWGIDQVFPVLPLSNLQNVEDRRAVMLDITCDSDGAVEQYVEGQGIETTLPVPAWSKDTSYLMGFFLVGAYQEILGDMHNLFGDTHSAVVNITDEGESQITFINEGDTVEDMMRYVHIDVDAIRANYRQLVSQRVADHEQQEVLAELEHGLNGYTYLEDF, from the coding sequence GTGGAACAATCATCTAAATTAGATCGCGTACGTGCTGATTATAACGTTCATTATTGGAGCCAAGGTTTCTTCGGAATAGATAACCATGGTGAAGTCTATGTGTCACCAAGGAAAGATGGCCAATATCAAACGCAATTGAGTTCAATTGTGAGTCAGCTAGAAACACGCGGTTTGAATTTACCGGTGCTTGTTCGTTTTCCTCAAATCCTGCATCAACGTGTTCACAACATTTGTGACGCATTCAATCAGGCAATTGAAGAATACGATTACCCAAACAAATACCTGCTGGTTTACCCAATCAAGGTTAACCAACAGCGTGAAGTTGTTGATGAAATTCTAGCGAGCCAAGCTCAGTTAGAGACTAAACAACTGGGTTTGGAAGCGGGCAGTAAGCCAGAATTATTAGCAGTACTTGCAATGGCGCAACAAGCAAGTTCTGTCATTGTTTGTAACGGTTATAAAGACCGTGAGTACATGCGTCTTGCGCTGATCGGCGAAAAGCTTGGTCACAAAGTATTTATCGTATTAGAAAAGCTTTCTGAGCTTGATTTAGTACTGAAAGAAGCAAAAAGCTTAGGTGTTAAACCTCGCTTAGGTATCCGTATTCGTCTTGCATCACAAGGTGCGGGTAAATGGCAATCAAGTGGCGGTGAAAAATCTAAGTTCGGTTTGGCAGCAGCACAGGTGCTGTCTGTTATTGAACGTTTGAAAGCAGAAGATCAGCTTGATGCGCTACAACTTGTGCATTTCCACTTAGGTTCGCAAATGGCGAACATTCGCGACGTGCGTAACGGTGTAAACGAGTCGGCTCGTTTCTACTGTGAACTTCGTGAATTGGGTGCAGGCATTCAGTACTTTGACGTGGGTGGTGGTTTGGCTGTCGACTACGACGGTACTCGTAGCCAGTCTTCCAACTCAATGAACTATGGTTTGGCTGAGTATGCTCGCAACATCGTGAGCACTGTGAGTGATGTATGTAACTTATACAATCAACCAAAGCCAACCATTATTTCGGAATCAGGTCGTTCGGTGACTGCGCACCACGCCGTTCTAATTACCAACGTAATTGGTACGGAAGGTTACTCGCCAGAGGCGATTGTTGAACCAGAAGCGGATGCACCAACGCTACTACAGAACATGTGGCGTAGTTGGGAAACGTTGAATGATGATACTGATGCGCGTGCGTTGATCGAAATTTATAACGATACGCAAAGTGATCTCAATGAAGCACATACGCTGTTCTCAACAGGCGTAATTAATCTGCAACACCGTGCTTGGGTAGAACAGCTTTCTCTACGTATTTATCATGAACTACGCATGAAAATGAGTGCGAAAAACCGTTTCCACCGTCCGATTTTGGACCAGTTGCAAGATCGCTTGGCGGACAAGTTCTTCGTCAACTTCTCACTGTTCCAATCGTTACCAGATGCATGGGGTATCGATCAGGTATTCCCAGTTCTGCCTCTGTCTAACTTGCAGAATGTGGAAGACCGTCGTGCAGTTATGTTGGATATTACTTGTGACTCAGACGGTGCGGTTGAGCAGTACGTTGAAGGTCAGGGTATTGAAACAACGCTGCCAGTACCAGCGTGGTCAAAAGATACGTCTTACCTAATGGGCTTTTTCCTAGTGGGAGCATACCAAGAGATCCTTGGTGATATGCATAACCTGTTTGGTGATACTCATAGTGCTGTAGTGAACATTACAGACGAAGGCGAATCA